In one Bacteroidota bacterium genomic region, the following are encoded:
- a CDS encoding S8 family serine peptidase — MARLYSSASQQARSWQRSHALRWLQSFSALGALALTVLLAGCADDLVSGSEAPYAMAAPDLTAASGVGAEAPRSTARPLLRHPQLLDRATSPLKRSRVAQAGRSLDARRHAPAPLYTPSLDPQTPGASLNHPRLDATDESASEWTAVHAAVALDAPGVTEALQVGDEQTHLFLGFREYEADGVTPRVLDQWGITQRVLQEYGITRRVLQEYGITQRVLQEYGITQRVLQEYGGLTMGLLRDHGITSRVLQDYGVTEAKLQQDFDTRESVIRLRMRVSLTRPGISVSFGSDLLDRLLLELGEDRDLDFAEPDPQLGGTPFFSQDGLFEDGQILPWSTARIGAAFPAHEPDAPLHAFILDSGVLSADLKVIEAKDFTMLFVSRDVPTWEEEDFEHMPVFDPGTQGDPADETGHGTHVAGIVGAVDDGDGSVGVAPEVKLHSLKVLTDQGRTDVTTVVAAVDYVTDYKQRNPGHAVVMNLSLGMDIGSMAYNVLDEAVRRATLAGVVAVVSAGNDGADASTYSPAHVAEAITVGAYDQEGRFAPFSNYGPSVDVLAPGDLVPSLTHVEAEADAGEHVLMSGTSMAAPHVTGAALLFLYQEPQATPAEVKAALLGYSRPGIANVPTRTTDRSVHVADFAAPDDLKAFYFEKADWKGDALLVKGEGPRLDRVTFYDAVTGGELTQTVIRADGTFDFEFPLGTVPCAVQAVYLGYTQLPVATSVATENAPSSCDWAEEEMGTDFRVDRVEWKSGRLEVEGISLHQGTTIYIRNIANDAVVTTTLPNPMDEFKSEFPMTQPPCAVEIETAGKSAIRSVLNAPPSCSKRLTLAPPTWDANANDLTIGGLATGGATVSLYNADSDVLLATMTTGSVGAFGITMRLLPDVLPPCRLRAEGNLGEALEVNVGVPSCDPGFVYVERPPDVDQHPLSHVRIERARWWATHDRLVVRGQGYAGMTVTLIDPATGAVLATTLAGQDEDWEFRLNDLATIPCEVEIRLDGRVDRTDVRDAPSDCMAASGPTTSSTVEIKTAEWTPGNERLVVTGHGTVGVTATVRDSETGTALGTATADASGDWTLRVRRPDIVPCAVQVTMDGDSDTRVVIGAPPTCSTRVSSVDMARWWEAPRSRLVVRGRGIQEGDPVTVYDEAGALLGTAAVMNDKTWSFSLRFPGTIPCSVTVEIGTETLIAPVARAPGCDV; from the coding sequence ATGGCCCGTCTCTACTCCAGCGCTTCTCAACAGGCCCGCTCCTGGCAACGAAGCCACGCATTGCGGTGGCTTCAATCGTTCTCTGCCCTTGGTGCGTTGGCGCTCACGGTGCTGCTCGCGGGCTGCGCGGACGACCTCGTGTCCGGCTCTGAGGCGCCCTATGCCATGGCTGCGCCCGACCTCACCGCCGCCTCCGGTGTCGGTGCGGAGGCGCCGCGCTCGACGGCGCGCCCGCTCCTGCGCCACCCGCAACTCCTCGACCGCGCTACCTCGCCGCTGAAGCGCTCGCGCGTCGCCCAGGCTGGGCGCAGCTTGGACGCCCGGCGGCACGCCCCAGCTCCCCTCTACACCCCGTCACTCGACCCACAGACGCCCGGCGCGTCGCTCAACCACCCCCGCCTCGACGCCACGGACGAGTCGGCCAGCGAATGGACGGCCGTGCACGCCGCCGTCGCCCTCGACGCGCCCGGCGTGACCGAGGCCCTCCAGGTCGGCGACGAGCAGACGCACCTGTTTCTCGGCTTCCGCGAGTACGAGGCCGACGGGGTCACGCCGCGCGTCCTCGACCAGTGGGGCATCACGCAGCGCGTGCTGCAGGAGTACGGCATCACGCGGCGGGTGCTGCAGGAGTACGGCATCACGCAGCGGGTGCTGCAGGAATACGGCATCACGCAGCGGGTGCTGCAGGAGTATGGCGGTCTCACGATGGGCCTGCTCCGCGACCATGGCATCACCAGCCGCGTGCTTCAGGACTACGGCGTCACCGAAGCAAAACTCCAGCAGGACTTCGACACGCGGGAGAGCGTGATCCGGCTCCGGATGCGCGTCTCGCTCACGCGCCCCGGCATCTCCGTCTCGTTCGGCTCCGATCTACTCGACCGCCTCCTGCTCGAACTCGGCGAGGACCGCGACCTCGACTTTGCGGAGCCAGACCCGCAACTCGGCGGCACTCCGTTCTTCTCGCAGGACGGCCTCTTCGAAGACGGGCAGATCCTCCCGTGGAGCACCGCCCGCATCGGCGCGGCGTTCCCGGCCCACGAGCCGGACGCCCCGCTGCACGCCTTCATCCTTGACTCGGGGGTGCTCAGTGCCGACCTCAAGGTGATCGAGGCGAAAGACTTCACCATGCTCTTCGTCAGCCGCGACGTGCCCACGTGGGAAGAGGAGGACTTCGAGCACATGCCCGTCTTCGACCCCGGCACGCAGGGCGACCCCGCCGACGAGACCGGCCATGGCACGCACGTCGCGGGCATCGTCGGGGCGGTGGACGACGGCGATGGCTCGGTGGGCGTCGCCCCCGAGGTCAAGCTCCACAGCCTGAAGGTGCTCACCGACCAGGGCCGCACCGACGTCACGACCGTCGTGGCCGCCGTGGACTACGTCACCGACTACAAGCAGCGCAACCCCGGCCACGCCGTCGTGATGAACCTGTCGCTCGGCATGGACATCGGCTCGATGGCCTACAACGTGCTCGACGAGGCCGTCCGGCGCGCGACGCTCGCCGGTGTCGTCGCGGTGGTGTCGGCGGGCAACGACGGGGCGGACGCCTCGACCTATTCGCCGGCGCACGTGGCCGAGGCGATCACGGTGGGCGCCTATGACCAGGAGGGCCGCTTCGCGCCGTTCTCGAACTACGGCCCGAGCGTGGACGTGCTGGCCCCCGGCGACCTCGTCCCCTCCCTGACGCACGTCGAGGCCGAGGCCGACGCGGGCGAGCACGTCCTGATGTCCGGCACGTCGATGGCGGCGCCGCACGTGACCGGCGCGGCGCTGCTCTTCCTCTACCAAGAGCCGCAGGCCACCCCCGCCGAGGTCAAGGCGGCGCTCCTCGGCTATAGCCGCCCGGGCATCGCCAACGTGCCGACGCGCACCACCGACCGCTCGGTCCACGTCGCCGACTTCGCCGCGCCGGACGACCTCAAGGCGTTCTACTTCGAGAAGGCCGACTGGAAGGGCGACGCTCTCCTCGTCAAGGGCGAGGGGCCGCGCCTCGACCGGGTCACGTTCTACGACGCCGTGACGGGCGGCGAACTCACGCAGACCGTCATCCGCGCCGACGGCACGTTCGACTTCGAGTTCCCCCTCGGGACGGTGCCCTGCGCCGTGCAGGCCGTCTACCTCGGCTATACGCAGCTCCCCGTCGCGACGTCCGTCGCGACAGAAAACGCGCCCTCGTCGTGCGACTGGGCCGAGGAGGAGATGGGCACCGACTTCCGCGTCGACCGCGTCGAGTGGAAGAGCGGCCGTCTGGAGGTGGAGGGCATCAGCCTCCACCAGGGCACCACCATCTACATCCGCAACATCGCCAACGACGCGGTCGTGACCACGACGCTGCCGAACCCGATGGACGAGTTCAAGTCGGAGTTCCCCATGACCCAGCCTCCGTGCGCCGTCGAGATCGAGACGGCGGGCAAGTCCGCGATCCGCTCGGTGCTCAACGCGCCGCCGTCGTGCAGCAAGCGGCTCACGCTCGCGCCGCCCACCTGGGACGCCAACGCGAACGACCTGACCATCGGCGGCCTGGCCACGGGCGGGGCGACGGTGTCGCTCTACAACGCCGACAGCGACGTGCTCCTCGCCACGATGACCACGGGGTCGGTCGGGGCCTTCGGGATCACGATGCGTCTCCTCCCGGACGTGCTGCCGCCGTGCCGCCTCCGCGCCGAAGGCAACCTCGGCGAGGCCCTCGAGGTCAACGTCGGCGTTCCGTCGTGCGACCCCGGCTTCGTCTATGTCGAGCGGCCCCCGGATGTGGATCAACATCCGCTCTCCCATGTCCGCATCGAGCGGGCGCGGTGGTGGGCCACCCACGACCGCCTCGTCGTCCGTGGGCAGGGCTACGCGGGCATGACCGTCACCCTGATCGATCCCGCGACCGGCGCCGTGCTCGCCACGACGCTCGCTGGCCAAGACGAGGACTGGGAGTTTAGGCTCAACGACCTCGCCACGATTCCCTGCGAGGTCGAGATCCGGCTCGACGGACGCGTAGACCGGACAGACGTCCGCGACGCCCCGTCCGACTGCATGGCTGCGAGTGGGCCCACCACCTCCTCCACGGTCGAGATCAAAACGGCCGAGTGGACACCAGGTAACGAGCGGCTCGTCGTTACGGGGCACGGCACCGTGGGCGTCACCGCGACCGTCCGCGACTCCGAGACCGGTACGGCCCTCGGGACAGCCACAGCCGACGCGAGCGGAGATTGGACGCTGCGAGTCCGGCGCCCAGACATCGTTCCCTGTGCCGTTCAGGTGACCATGGACGGGGATTCCGACACCCGTGTCGTCATTGGGGCTCCGCCGACCTGCTCGACCCGGGTGTCCAGCGTGGACATGGCTCGCTGGTGGGAAGCGCCCCGAAGTCGGCTCGTCGTGCGTGGCCGCGGTATTCAGGAGGGCGACCCCGTCACCGTCTACGACGAGGCTGGTGCGCTGCTCGGCACCGCCGCCGTCATGAACGACAAGACGTGGAGCTTCAGTCTTCGCTTTCCTGGCACGATCCCCTGCTCGGTGACGGTCGAGATTGGCACGGAGACCCTCATCGCGCCCGTGGCCCGCGCCCCTGGGTGTGACGTGTAG